Genomic segment of Aerosakkonema funiforme FACHB-1375:
GTAGGGGAGGGGGTGTAGGTGTTTGGTGCGAGGTCAAATTGGTAGATCGTTGCATCAACCGCACGATTTCTGCATGGATGCGACGCGATCGTTCTAACTGCGCTTCTATTTTGGCTACCAATTCCCGTGGGTGAAACGGTTTGAGCAAATAATCATCCGCGCCGATCGAATGGCCTTCAACCCGACAATCTATCTGACCCAGAGCTGACAAAAAAATAAACGGCAGCAATTGACCCTCACGGGTGGCTCGCAGGCGACGACAAAATTCAAACCCATCCATTCCCGGCATCATAATATCAGAAATGACCAAATCGGGGGGATTTTTGGCAAAAGCTGCCAACCCTTGCTCGGCGGAATCTGCATTTTCCACTACGTATCCTTGTTTTTCCAGATAGTCCGACAATACGGTGCGTAAGATTTTATCGTCATCCACGACCAAAATGCGCTTCATCAAGACCTCCGAGAAACCACATCCCCTTGTAGGTTAAAAGCAATAGGAGCGGTTGTTTCACCTTTTGCTAACCAGACCCTCTGACCGAGCGCTCGCCAAAAAAAGGTGACAAAATCGCGATTTAGGCAGTTTTGTGCGCGGAGTCTCCGTATTCCTACCATATTTTCAGCAAAATACCCGAACCAAATTTACTTTGCCTAACGAGCCTTTGCTGATGGAAGATGCTCCCCAGCAACATCGCTAAAGCCTAAAGCAATTGCGATCGCGAAAATAATACACCGATAGCCTATCCTAAAAGTCACTTTTATAGTTTTTTAAGTACAAATCGAAACAGATCTACAAAGACGAAAGAGAATAAAAAAACTTTGCCATTAGCGTTTTACCGTTTCCCCTTTAACTATTGCAGCTAGATTTATTGGCAAAAAAGTTTATAACGAGCTGCTATGGCGCAAAATATCTGATAGCTTGATAAGGCTTACTGGCAAGATTAAAATTTTATCTGATTATTCCCGCCGCCTAGCTACCAGGAGCTGCTACCAGTATGTACAAACAGATAAGTCCTCCAGACACCGGGTCTAAGATCGCCTTTGAAAACGGCGAACCCATCGTTCCCGATAACCCAATTATTCCCTATATTCGCGGAGACGGGACAGGCGTGGACATTTGGCCTGCCACTCAAAAGACGATCGACGCCGCCGTCCAATTTGCCTATGGTGGCAAGCGTCAAATCAGCTGGTTTAAAGTATACGCCGGCGATGAAGCCTGTGAAAAGTACGGCACTTATGAGTATTTGCCTCAAGACACCCTCCAGGCGATCGAAGAATACGGTATTGCCATCAAAGGCCCACTGACAACCCCGATTGGGGGTGGTATTCGTTCTTTAAACGTGGCATTGCGACAAATCTTTGACCTTTACGCTTGTATCCGTCCATGTCGCTACTACGCAGGCACCCCGTCACCTCACAAAAATCCAGAAAAACTGGATGTCATTGTTTATCGGGAAAATACAGAAGATATTTACCTGGGCATTGAGTGGCGGCAAGGTAGCGAGATTGGTGATAAACTGATTCACTTGCTCAATCACGAACTGATCCCAGCTACTCCGGAACACGGCAAAAAACAGATTCCCCTCGACTCCGGTATTGGCATCAAACCAATCAGCAAAACAGGTTCCCAGCGCCTTGTCCGCCGTGCGATCAAGCACGCCTTGCGATTGCCCAAGCATAAGCAGATGGTGACTTTGGTGCATAAGGGCAATATCATGAAATACACCGAAGGTGCGTTTCGCGACTGGGGTTACGAGTTAGCAACTGCGGAATTTCGAGCTGAGTGCGTCACTGAACGGGAATCCTGGATTCTCAGTAACAAGGAGAAGAAAGCCGATATCTCCCTAGAAGAGAATGCCCGTCAAATCGAGCCTGGGTACGACTCTTTAACGCCGGAAAAGCAAGCTGCCATCTGCCGGGAAGTAGAAAATGTGCTTAACTCTATTTGGGAAACTCACGGGAACGGACAGTGGAAAAATAAGATAATGGTGAACGATCGCATCGCCGATAGCATTTTCCAACAAATTCAGACCCGCCCGGATGAGTACTCCATCCTAGCTACCATGAACCTCAATGGCGATTATTTATCCGATGCCGCAGCTGCTATTGTCGGTGGTCTGGGCATGGGGCCTGGAGCTAATATTGGCGATAAATGTGCTATTTTCGAGGCGACTCACGGCACCGCACCCAAACACGCCGGTTTGGATCGAATTAACCCAGGTTCGCTGATTCTATCCGCCGTTATGATGCTGGAGTACATGGGTTGGCAAGAAGCAGCTGACTTAATCAAAAAGGGTATTGGGGATGCGATCGCCAACCGCGAGGTAACATACGACTTAGCTCGATTGATGGAACCCCCAGTAGAGCCGCCCCTGAAGTGTTCTGAATTTGCCGAAGCAGTGATTGAACACTTTAAATAAGGGCGTCGGGGAAGTCAAAAGTCAATCGTAAATAGGGACGAGAGAGAGGAAGAGGAAAGAAATTCCTAATTTTGACTTTTGACTTTTGACTTTTGACTTTTGACTTTTGACTTCCCCACTCCCCCACTTAAGGATTTGAGAACGAATTTATCTCTCCCCCACCGATGTGTCTGCCTGGAATCGGACGGGGGACTGAGAAATTAGGCGACTGTTGCAATTGAGACGGTTGAGTAACGGAATTGCCCAAATTAGAGTTAAATCCTGGGTTAGAGAAACCGTTTGCCGGGGCAGTATTCTGGAATGGAGATTGCCCCAAATTGCTGGGTGTTGCAGGTGCCAGACCGGGATTTACCTGTACCGCTGAGGGTACGCCCGGTAATGCTTGGGGTGGATTCAAGTATGTATAAGAATTGGAAGAAGTTGCACCGCCAGCAGACGGGGAATTATAACCGTAGCCAGTTGTACCGGGAACGGGCGATACTTGCCCATAGCCTTGTCCTGGTAATTGTGAAGTTGGTTGTGTAAGAGTTTGGTTAACTGTGGGGTTTTGCCCTAAATTACCTGGCGATGCTTGAGATGGCGAGGTTGCGCCGGTTCTACTGCTTGCCTCTGGGCTGTCCAATCCTGACTGCAAAGGATTTTGGATAGTTGATTTGCTGGCTGTTCCCTGGCGGTCTAAAGCTGATTGCAAGGGGCTCACGGATACCCCAGCCGGAGTTTGAATAGATGATTTACTGCCATTACCCAAGCGGTCTAATGCTGACTGTAAAGGACTCACTGACGGTAAAGTGGCATTTTGTTTCTGGGTGGTCGGCAAATTCAGCTTATCGGCAGAATTAGCTGCGCTGCCTACGCCTAAGTTAGAAGATGGGGGAGTAAAGGAATTTCCGGAAACAACTGTGCTGCTGTTTGAGCTAGATTCTGACTTGAGAGCAAAGGGATTGGCAGTTGTAGGCTGTGCTGTTAACTTCTCTGTCGCCGATGAGTCAGATGATTTTTCGGCATTAATAGCCGCTTCTTTCTGTTTCATAAACTCATCAAATAACCCTAGCTCTGTTTCGTCTTCTTCTGGAGTAAGTTGGAGAGGCTCGGAATCACTAATTTCCTTCTGTAGCACAGAAAGATTATCAATGTCAACCCCAATTGCTTTGTCTTCATCAGAAAGAGTTTGCTCGTCCGCAGTGGCATTGCTGGGAGTTGGAGTTTCTGCTTCCTGGTTAAGGGCTAGCCACTCAGGGTGGTTGAAGTAGGCCCAAGTAAAGAAACCTACCAGAGATAGAAATGCGATCGTCACCCAAACTATAGGCTGGGTTAAAGGGCGTAGCCTAGCTTTCAAATAGCGGAGCGCAGCCGGGGGCCGATGAGAAGATGACATAGCAGGAGTGCAGCTTAACTTGGCACGAGTAGGTGAATGCTTTTACCGCTAGGATAGCTTCGATCGCAGGCAAACTTCCTTGATGTTTGCAAAAATTTTGCTCTCCAAATTGACGATCGCTATTTCCTGTCACCGAGAGATTCGCAACAGCAGCCAAGTGCCCATTCCCAAACCGAACAAGTTGGGTAACCAAGCTGCCATCCACGGTGATAGGAAGCCGCTCATCCCCAGAGCGTCGCCCATCGTCCGCAACAAGTAGTAAGCAAAAATAATCAATACGCTGATGCCAAATCCTGTCGCTCTGTTCGTCCTTTGCGGTCTGGTTCCCATAACTGCCCCTACCAAGCCGAAGACAAGGCAAGCAAAAGGTAAGGCGATTTTTTGTTGGAGGCGAATATTCAATTTGCGGATTTCCTTGTAGTCACCGCTAGGTTTGATTAACTTTATCTGCTCCTGAACTTGTGCGATGTTCATTTCGTCAGCTTTCGGTCTTTTTTTAGCAAAATCTAAGGGAGCGCGGGGTAGTTGCAATTGGTGATGTTCAAACCGCAAAATGTTGCGATAGGAACTATCAGGAGATATAAGGTAGATAGTGCCGTTGAAGAAATCCCAGGTATTTTCTACTGTATTCCACTGAGCAGATTCCGAGACGACAATTTGATTAACGCCGGTACGAGAGCGGTCTACTATAGTAATATTTTTCATGACTTCGCCATCGAACTGTTCTGCATAAAATAAGCGTTTTAATACTTCTAGTTTTTCTCCGTTCGCTTGTTCAACTTCGCCAAATTCTGGATAAATAATATTGTTTTCCTGAAAATCTTTCCTGTCCTGTTTCAGAGCTATATCTAGAGTTAACTCCGCTTGGTAATTAGCTGCGGGTACAACCAATTCGTTAAAAGTAAAGGCGATGCCCGTGACAACAAAACTCATAAATATGGCCGGCAAAATCAGCCGATAGGCGCTCACACCACAGCTGCGTAGCGCAATTAGTTCGCTGTCACCAGAGAGACGACTGTAGGCTAGCAAGGTGGCGAGCAACATGGATGCAGGTAAGGAAAAAGCGATGAAGAAGGGCATTTTTAACACAAAAACTTTTAACGCCGTGGACAGCGGTAACCCTGCTTCTGTAACTTTCCGAACCAGATCGAGAGAGCCGATCGCCACTGCTACAGACGAAAACAGCGCTGAGCCAAACAAAAATGGTGCTATCAGTTCGCCCATCAGGTAGCGATCCATAATTGAGATACCGAAAGTCAGCGATCTCAGTGGATTGAAATATTGAGTGACGGTTTTCATAATTTACGAAGGGTATAGGGTATAGAAAATAGATGATTTCTCAAAGGGAGTGGGAGTGGGGGAGTGGGCGAAGTCAAAAGTCAAAAGTCAATCATTCAAAATTCCTCTTCCCTTTTCCTTTTTCCCTTTCGCTCTCCCTCTTCTTTTTGACTTTTAGATCGCCCGTGGCTAACCCACCCTACATTTAAATAAAATTCTATTATCACCATAGAAACCGGATTGCCTGCTATATTTGAAAGTTATCGCCGAGGTAGTACTGCCGCACAAGCGGATTGTTGTAGAGTTCGTCAGCACTGCCAGAGGCGAGGATTTGCCCATCTCGCATAATGTAGGCTCGGTCTGTGATTGCCAAAGTTTCCCGGACGTTGTGATCTGTGATTAAGATTCCCATTTGCCGATCGCGCAATTGGGCTACCATTTGCTGAATTTCTGCTACAGCTATCGGGTCAACACCGGCGAAGGGTTCGTCCAAAAACAAAAATTTTGGCCCTTCTCGCCCGGATGCCAAAGCTCTTGCCAGTTCGGTTCGCCTTCTCTCTCCCCCAGAAACTTGAATTCCTTTGGTGTAGGCAACTCTTTCCAAGCGAAACTCGCGCAATAATTCTTCCAGACGCTGCTTGCGTTCTCTTCGAGGCACTTGGGTTTGCTCTAGAACTAAGAGAATATTTTCCCGCACGCTGAGGTTGCGAAAAATGCTGGCTTCTTGAGCGAGATAACCAATACCCAAATTTGCGCGTCGGTGCATTGGCATTTCGGTAATGTCCAGGTCGTCGAGCCAAACTTTACCTTGATTTGGTTTGTCTAGACCTGTGGCGATATAAAATGTTGTCGTTTTACCGGCACCGTTGGGCCCCAGCAACCCCACTACTTCTCCTCTAGCAACGGAGAGGTTGACGCGATTGACGATCGCTCGCTTGCCATAATACTTGTGTATATTTTCCAAGACTATTTTCACTTCGGCGCTCTCCCCACAGTGGTGCTGGGTCGGAAAATTGGTCTTGATTTTAGCACTCGATCGCGAAAGTCAAAAGTCAAAAGTCAAAAGTCAAAATCCTTTGACCGTCTCGGATTTAACTTGTTTCGATCTGGTGGGTTACTTCTGCCGTGCGGCACTGGCGTTAGTAAGATGGTTATCTTTGGGGGGGTCTGGGCGCAGATGTCCCTGGCAATTGGGTGGAAGGGTTGGGGTCGTTAATAATATAGATGGATTCCACTTGCCGATTCGGTTGAGGTTGAGCGATAAATCGACCTTCATCGATCAGGTAGATGACTTGTTCGCCGCGAATGCTGTTGCCTTGCTGCAATATATAAACGTTGCCTGTGAGTACGATGCGCCTTTCTTTGGTGAAGTATTGGGCTTGGGCGGCTGTAGCCTGAATTTGGCGGGCGGGGTAGAAAAGTTGCACGTTACCCCGCGCTGTCACCACTCCAGTTTGTTGATTGGCTTCTTGAATGTCGGCGCGAACAGTGAGGGCGCGACCGTCACCGGGGTTTTGGGCTTTGGCGCTTTGAGGTTGGGGGAAAAGGGCGATCGCAATTACGATCGAAGCAGCTGGAACCGTTAAGCCTATCCCAAGGCGACGCAACCAGAATTCAGGTAATCGAGCGGCAGGCATCATGAATCGTGCAAGCTGAGGAAGTTGATTTGTTTGCGGGACAATAGTTATGACTGAAAAGTTATTCCTATAGTTCTCTAGGTAGTTTAACCTGTCCTGTCAACTGCGAATCTATAAATTACGTGGGACGATGCTGCCAAAAGCGATTACCCATTAATGAGGTATGTGGAAATTACCACATATATAAAAAATTCCAGCTTTTGAGTCAGTAACGATCGTGCCTTTTACTGAACCAATTTTCTAGACAGCTACAAAGTAGTTGGCGCTGAGACTTAGGCCGCTGGAACCTTGAACGATCGCAATCAGTTCGGGAAGACTTTCGCTCAGGAAGATGGCTGTACCCGCAGCTAAACCGGTCGGTGACTCTGCCAAACTGTAACTGGACTTAGAGCCGGACAGTTGGATGGTGTCTTCCAAAGCATTGAAGTCAGTAATTAGGGCGTAGTCGCCGATACCGGAGCTGCTAGTATTACCATCGTTGTAGAAGGTTACTTCGGTAGCGCCTAGCACAAAGAGATCGCTCCCAACACCACCAGTCAAAGGATCGATTTCGTTAAAACCTCTTCCTACTGCTACATCGGCTCCCGTCAGTACGTCGTCGCCTTCATCTCCAAATACGCGATCGCCACCTGTAC
This window contains:
- a CDS encoding response regulator transcription factor — protein: MKRILVVDDDKILRTVLSDYLEKQGYVVENADSAEQGLAAFAKNPPDLVISDIMMPGMDGFEFCRRLRATREGQLLPFIFLSALGQIDCRVEGHSIGADDYLLKPFHPRELVAKIEAQLERSRRIHAEIVRLMQRSTNLTSHQTPTPPPLPLTPAEERVFWEAVRGFTNKQISERLFISPRTVQSHLRNIFNKLEIENRSQLVRFAFEVGYQPPTDSECASDS
- a CDS encoding NADP-dependent isocitrate dehydrogenase; this encodes MYKQISPPDTGSKIAFENGEPIVPDNPIIPYIRGDGTGVDIWPATQKTIDAAVQFAYGGKRQISWFKVYAGDEACEKYGTYEYLPQDTLQAIEEYGIAIKGPLTTPIGGGIRSLNVALRQIFDLYACIRPCRYYAGTPSPHKNPEKLDVIVYRENTEDIYLGIEWRQGSEIGDKLIHLLNHELIPATPEHGKKQIPLDSGIGIKPISKTGSQRLVRRAIKHALRLPKHKQMVTLVHKGNIMKYTEGAFRDWGYELATAEFRAECVTERESWILSNKEKKADISLEENARQIEPGYDSLTPEKQAAICREVENVLNSIWETHGNGQWKNKIMVNDRIADSIFQQIQTRPDEYSILATMNLNGDYLSDAAAAIVGGLGMGPGANIGDKCAIFEATHGTAPKHAGLDRINPGSLILSAVMMLEYMGWQEAADLIKKGIGDAIANREVTYDLARLMEPPVEPPLKCSEFAEAVIEHFK
- the lptB gene encoding LPS export ABC transporter ATP-binding protein, which encodes MKIVLENIHKYYGKRAIVNRVNLSVARGEVVGLLGPNGAGKTTTFYIATGLDKPNQGKVWLDDLDITEMPMHRRANLGIGYLAQEASIFRNLSVRENILLVLEQTQVPRRERKQRLEELLREFRLERVAYTKGIQVSGGERRRTELARALASGREGPKFLFLDEPFAGVDPIAVAEIQQMVAQLRDRQMGILITDHNVRETLAITDRAYIMRDGQILASGSADELYNNPLVRQYYLGDNFQI
- a CDS encoding LptA/OstA family protein, producing the protein MMPAARLPEFWLRRLGIGLTVPAASIVIAIALFPQPQSAKAQNPGDGRALTVRADIQEANQQTGVVTARGNVQLFYPARQIQATAAQAQYFTKERRIVLTGNVYILQQGNSIRGEQVIYLIDEGRFIAQPQPNRQVESIYIINDPNPSTQLPGTSAPRPPQR
- a CDS encoding LptF/LptG family permease — translated: MKTVTQYFNPLRSLTFGISIMDRYLMGELIAPFLFGSALFSSVAVAIGSLDLVRKVTEAGLPLSTALKVFVLKMPFFIAFSLPASMLLATLLAYSRLSGDSELIALRSCGVSAYRLILPAIFMSFVVTGIAFTFNELVVPAANYQAELTLDIALKQDRKDFQENNIIYPEFGEVEQANGEKLEVLKRLFYAEQFDGEVMKNITIVDRSRTGVNQIVVSESAQWNTVENTWDFFNGTIYLISPDSSYRNILRFEHHQLQLPRAPLDFAKKRPKADEMNIAQVQEQIKLIKPSGDYKEIRKLNIRLQQKIALPFACLVFGLVGAVMGTRPQRTNRATGFGISVLIIFAYYLLRTMGDALGMSGFLSPWMAAWLPNLFGLGMGTWLLLRISR